A window from Betta splendens chromosome 1, fBetSpl5.4, whole genome shotgun sequence encodes these proteins:
- the kdm2aa gene encoding lysine (K)-specific demethylase 2Aa isoform X3: protein MDDFKARYSKRLRTGTRRRYHDDGISDEEIDGKRMFDLEEKVSSQRFSSGLVVRMEGKDFTYEFVQKGGLRDPILFERPDGLGIKMPDPDFSVSFVKTLVGSRRMIDVMDVSTQKGTEMSMAQWTRYYETPPAQREKLYNVISLEFSHTRLENLVKRPTTVDLIDWVDNMWPRHLKERQRDSTNSINEMQYPKVQKYCLMSVEGCYTDFHIDFGGTSVWYHILRGSKVFWLIPPTPQNLELYENWVLSGKQGDIFLGDRAPDCQRIELTQGCTFIIPSGWIHAVYTPVDSMVFGGNFLHSFNISMQLNICNIEDRTRVPVKFRYPFYYEMCWYVLERYVFSLTRTSYMTPDFQKYSLGIGLKKPSGSDLVSEQVEEAGGSSDDAISEQPSDKPTAKVHLTPLELEGLWNLLGKLESLPSNKKCVPAGIHNAPALITHIKVLLKEHANDNPKLSYTGKPIIKWPKRPLWYQPPPPPPPPPRPKLASTPIIPRPQKPASSMSVLRRRRVRCKRCEACMRPECGECNFCRDMKKFGGPGKLKQTCVLRQCLSPGLPLSAVCEVCKEPNQEETGDLSLTLMECSNCAQIVHPACLTVQGEGVVNKDLPSCWECPKCVQGITDPESKGDKGDGLPGKRKSSTLLDARMAKIYRQQRHSRDGDDSASDDDDDDDDDYEGSQRRKMALYARGAGQSSRRGFGANRRGLLRGGSALRGSRGGLMGPGSSVLKLKRGMGVREAGRRGRGVKVRGGSRMQRRGDETEESDEDDEDEDEEEEEEEEEDSEDGDREQRHRRGRRRRRTDDEDEDSEGQEFDPEEEEMDTLEDDEEEEELEDGRWDSDPEPPVLLVSDLSDDLLSGSYLTVTLQQPHKAKKNPCSIVPKLEAAMGLRAASVGAGGQQGFIHRKMTLSKSSRLRSTDGTAESGARGPGRPRLRGNHGDCRDRTVSSSEEEEAAAAPASSLSPMSLLSLPSFKDVGSEKGGEKEVWVSVFSYLSRAELLACMTVCKAWYKWSCDKRLWSHVDVSRCSSFSNQALAGIVKRQPTSLDLSWTPLAKRQLNCLLTRLPGLRELRLTGLPWSCLSALVSPTLPYLRLLDLRWCEGITDSQIKDIITPPDSESTRSRLRNIVTLRLSGLDVSESTLRLLQRHMPQLERLDLAYCRDITDSSIALLASAGTHTRNNLSELTVAGCIELTDSCLSYLKRLSSLTLLDLRGCTNISRRACDTFISDLSHVAVYCMMEEKLIQRLDEH from the exons ATGGACGATTTCAAGGCACGATACAGCAAAAGGCTG CGCACAGGTACGCGGCGACGGTACCATGACGATGGCATCTCTGATGAGGAGATTGATGGAAAAAGAATGTtcgacctggaggagaaagtcAGCAGTCAGAGGTTCAGCTCTGGATTGGTTGTTCGCATGGAGGGAAAAG ACTTTACATACGAGTTCGTCCAGAAAGGTGGTCTGAGGGATCCAATCCTCTTTGAGAGGCCTGATGGACTAGGAATTAA GATGCCTGATCCAGACTTTAGTGTCAGCTTTGTCAAGACGTTGGTTG GCAGCAGGCGCATGATTGATGTCATGGATGTGAGCACTCAGAAGGGAACAGAGATGTCCATGGCTCAGTGGACACGTTACTACGAGACCCCTCCAGCTCAAAGAGAGAAGCTCTACAATGTAATCAGCCTGGAGTTCAGCCACACTAGGCTGGAGAATCTGGTCAAAAGACCCACTACA GTGGATTTAATAGACTGGGTGGACAACATGTGGCCTCGTCAcctgaaagaaagacagagggatTCCACCAACTCGATCAACGAAATGCAGTACCCCAAAGTACAGAA GTACTGCTTGATGAGTGTGGAGGGCTGCTACACCGACTTTCACATTGATTTTGGAGGGACCTCTGTGTGGTATCACATACTGAGAGGAAGCAAG GTCTTCTGGCTGATCCCTCCCACACCTCAGAACCTGGAGCTCTATGAGAACTGGGTGCTGTCAGGGAAACAGGGGGATATTTTTCTGGGAGACAGAGCACCTGACTGTCAGAGGATAGAACTGACGCAGGGCTGCACCTTCATCATACCTTCAG GTTGGATTCATGCTGTCTACACCCCTGTGGACTCGATGGTGTTTGGTGGAAACTTCCTGCACAGCTTTAATATCTCTATGCAGTTGAACATTTGTAACATCGAGGACAGAACACGG GTGCCTGTCAAGTTTCGTTACCCCTTTTACTATGAGATGTGCTGGTATGTGTTAGAGCGCTACGTCTTCAGCCTGACCAGGACCTCCTACATGACACCAGACTTCCAGAAATACTCACTGGGCATTG GTCTGAAGAAGCCCTCTGGCTCAGATCTAGTTagtgagcaggtggaggaggcaggtggTAGCAGTGATGATGCAATTTCAGAGCAGCCGTCTGACAAACCCACAGCAAAGGTTCATTTGACTCCCCTGGAACTGGAAGGACTGTGGAACCTGCTGGGTAAACTGGAAAGTCTGCCCTCCAACAAGAAGTGTGTCCCTGCAGGCATACACAATGCCCCAGCACTCATCACGCATATCAAG GTTCTGCTAAAGGAACATGCCAACGACAACCCAAAGCTGTCCTACACAGGAAAGCCCATCATCAAGTGGCCAAAGAGG CCCCTGTGGTaccagccgcctcctcctccaccaccacctcctcgtCCCAAACTAGCGAGCACCCCAATCATCCCTCGACCACAGAAACCGGCCTCCTCCATGTCTGTGCTGAGGCGTCGCAGAGTTAG ATGTAAACGCTGTGAAGCCTGTATGAGGCCGGAGTGTGGGGAGTGTAACTTCTGCAGAGACATGAAGAAGTTTGGAGGACCAGGAAAGCTCAAGCAGACCTGTGTCCTGCGACAGTGTCTCTCT CCGGGCCTTCCTCTCTCTGCAGTGTGTGAGGTCTGCAAAGAGCCCAaccaggaggaaacaggagaccTCTCCCTGACGCTGATGGAGTGTTCCAACTGTGCACAGATCGTGCATCCTGCCTGTCTCACG GTTCAGGGTGAAGGTGTAGTGAACAAAGACCTGCCAAGCTGTTGGGAGTGTCCTAAATGCGTCCAGGGCATCACTGACCCAGAG tcCAAAGGAGACAAAGGTGACGGCCTTCCAGGG AAGCGAAAATCTTCCACGCTGCTGGACGCTCGTATGGCCAAGATCTACagacaacagagacacagtcgTGATGGCGATGACTCTGCcagtgatgacgatgatgacgacgacgatgatTATGAGG gttctcagaggaggaagatggcgCTGTACGCCAGAGGAGCAGGGCAGTCTTCCAGGAGGGGGTTTGGTGCCAACAGGAGAGGCTTGTTACGAGGAGGCTCGGCCCTTAGAGGTTCCAGAGGAGGCCTCATGGGCCCTGGTTCCTCTGTCCTCAAGCTGAAGCGAGGGATGGGTGTGAGGGAGGCTGGTCGGAGGGGCAGGGGGGTAAAGGTGAGGGGTGGCTCGAGGATGcaaaggagaggagacgagactGAAGAGTCGGATGAAGatgacgaggatgaggatgaagaggaggaggaggaggaagaagaggacagtgaagatggagacagagagcaaCGGCACCGTCGAGGCAGAAGGAGGCGCAGAACAgacgatgaggatgaggacagcgAGGGACAAGAATTCGACCCTGAAGAAGAAGAGATGGACACACTGgaagacgatgaggaggaggaggagctggaggacgggcGGTGGGATTCAGACCCAGAGCCCCCCGTCCTCCTGGTGTCGGATCTGAGTGACGACCTGCTGAGCGGCTCCTACCTGACTGTCACTCTACAGCAGCCCCACAAGGCGAAGAAGAATCCAT GCTCTATAGTTCCAAAGCTGGAAGCAGCCATGGGTCTGAGGGCAGCATCAGTGGGAGCTGGTGGGCAGCAGGGCTTCATCCACAGGAAGATGACTCTGTCCAAATCTTCCCGACTCAGGAGCACTGATGGCACAGCTGAGAGTGGAGCAAGAGGACCCGGCAG GCCACGTCTGCGCGGTAATCATGGCGACTGCAGAGATCGCACAGTGTCGTcttcagaagaagaagaagctgctgcgGCCCCTGCTTCCTCCTTGTCCCCTATGTCCCTGCTGTCCCTGCCGTCCTTTAAGGATGTTGGCAGCGAGAagggaggggagaaggaggtgTGGGTGTCTGTATTCAGCTAcctgagcagagctgagctttTGGCCTGTATGACTGTCTGCAAGGCCTGGTACAAATG GAGCTGTGACAAGCGTCTGTGGAGCCATGTGGACGTAAGTCGATGCAGCTCCTTTAGTAACCAGGCCTTAGCAGGAATAGTCAAACGCCAGCCCACCTCTCTGGACCTGTCCTGGACTCCTCTGGCCAAGCGACAACTCAACTGCCTGCTCACCAGGCTCCCTG GTCTCAGGGAGTTGAGGTTGACTGGTCTGCCCTGGTCCTGTCTGTCAGCCCTGGTCTCGCCCACCCTGCCTTACTTACGGCTCCTGGACCTGCGCTGGTGCGAAGGCATTACAGACAGTCAGATTAAGGACATCATCACCCCCCCGG ATTCAGAATCGACTCGCAGCCGACTGAGGAACATTGTGACGCTGCGTCTGTCTGGCCTGGACGTCAGTGAGTCTActctgaggctgctgcagcgccacaTGCCCCAGTTGGAGAGGCTGGACCTGGCTTACTGCAGGGACATCACTGACTCATCCATCGCTCTGCTGGCGTCAGCTGGGACTCACACACGCAACAACCTCAGCGAGCTCACAGTAGCAG gctGCATTGAACTGACAGACAGCTGTCTGTCCTACCTGAAGCGGCTCTCCTCCCTAACTCTGCTGGACCTCAGAGGCTGTACGAACATCAGCAGACGAGCCTGTGACACCTTCATCTCTGACCTGTCCCACGTTGCTGTCTACTGCATGATGGAGGAGAAGCTCATCCAGCGGCTGGACGAGCACtga